From the Lolium rigidum isolate FL_2022 chromosome 2, APGP_CSIRO_Lrig_0.1, whole genome shotgun sequence genome, one window contains:
- the LOC124693279 gene encoding uncharacterized protein LOC124693279, protein MVGATPAPTFQMMILMQKNWTRPTAAMQLVHQQLQAHLFRSKWSIDKHTTCTVLDEKRKIRFWSSLFHLSQTNVLAGDKMWELAAIQAHFTTPNVKQNIANCRLFHVPVIAHCSTNVSTFSIPSHLALKRKDCTRPWQTIHMALFMCIYNFFSSWQVQCTNLKNKYPPHPVNMIHRGGVFNLHNSHCKTLQRCKLRVTTLRFPWSSHPTNMPVSLHMGHVDQNNTHC, encoded by the exons ATGGTAGGTGCAACACCAGCGCCAACATTCCAGATGATGATTCTGATGCAGAAGAACTGGACGAGGCCCACAGCAGCAATGCAACTTGTCCATCAGCAACTTCAGGCACATCTATTTAGAAG CAAATGGTCAATCGACAAACACACTACATGCACTGTTCtagatgaaaagaggaagattAGGTTCTGGTCATCACTTTTTCACCTATCACAGACAAACGTCCTGGCTGGCGATAAAATGTGGGAACTTGCAGCAATACAAGCTCACTTCACAACTCCAAATGTGAAGCAAAACATTGCAAACTGTAGGCTG TTTCATGTCCCAGTCATTGCTCATTGCTCAACAAATGTATCAACATTTTCGATCCCCTCCCATCTTGCCCTGAAAAGAAAAGATTGCACCAGACCATGGCAGACGATCCATATGGCTCTTTTCATGTGTATCTACAATTTTTTCTCTTCATGGCAAGTTCAATGCACCAACTTGAAGAATAAATACCCACCTCATCCAGTCAACATGATTCACCGA GGAGGAGTCTTTAATCTGCATAATTCACATTGCAAGACACTTCAACGGTGTAAACTTCGAGTAACCACTCTGAGAT TTCCATGGTCCAGTCATCCTACAAACATGCCGGTGTCTTTACATATGGGGCATGTTGACCAAAACAATACGCATTGTTGA